A single region of the Kwoniella botswanensis chromosome 1, complete sequence genome encodes:
- a CDS encoding V-type proton ATPase subunit F, which translates to MAATTSNPKDRNLLAVIGDEDSVTGLLLAGIGHVDQNQKKNFLIVDAKTQTSVIESAFQDFTERKDVAILLINQHIAEKIRPTVDRYQAAFPALLEIPSKEHPYDPAKDSVLKRVQKLRGD; encoded by the exons CCCGAAAGACAGGAACTTGCTAGCGGTGATAGGAGATGAG GACTCGGTAACGGGTTTGTTGTTGGCTGGTATTGGTCATGTagatcagaatcagaagaagaactttTTGATCGTTGATGCTA AGACTCAAACAAGCGTAATCGAGTCTGCTTTCCAAGACTTCACGGAACGTAAAGATGTTGCTATCTTACTTATCAATCAACAT ATCGCCGAAAAGATACGACCCACTGTGGATAGGTATCAGGCTGCTTTCCCTGCGCTATTAGAAATCCCAAGTAAAGAACATCCGTATG ACCCTGCGAAAGACTCTGTTCTCAAGCGAGTACAGAAGTTGCGAGGCGATTAA